Proteins from a single region of Streptococcus oralis:
- a CDS encoding SPFH domain-containing protein: MVLQILLVLLLLVVIASVIMVSSVYVVRQQSVAIIERFGKYQKLSNSGIHLRAPFGIDRIAARVQLRLLQSEIVVETKTQDNVFVTMNVATQYRVNENNVTDAYYKLMRPEAQIKSYIEDALRSSVPKLTLDELFEKKDEIALEVQKQVAEEMSTYGYIIVKTLITKVEPDAEVKQSMNEINAAQRKRVAAQELAEADKIKIVTAAEAEAEKDRLHGVGIAEQRKAIVDGLADSIQELKGANVELTEEQIMSILLTNQYLDTLNNFADKEGNNTIFLPANPNGVEDIRTHILSALKAK, translated from the coding sequence ATGGTTTTACAAATTTTACTTGTTTTATTATTATTAGTGGTGATTGCATCAGTGATTATGGTTAGTTCTGTGTATGTGGTTCGACAACAATCTGTCGCTATCATAGAACGCTTTGGTAAATACCAAAAGTTGAGCAATAGTGGCATTCATTTACGAGCTCCTTTTGGGATTGATAGGATTGCGGCAAGAGTTCAACTACGCTTGTTGCAAAGTGAAATTGTTGTAGAGACAAAGACGCAAGATAATGTATTTGTAACGATGAATGTGGCAACTCAGTATCGAGTGAATGAAAACAATGTCACAGATGCTTATTATAAATTGATGCGTCCAGAAGCCCAGATTAAATCCTATATTGAAGATGCTTTGCGTTCATCTGTACCAAAGCTAACCCTAGATGAGTTGTTTGAGAAGAAGGATGAAATCGCCTTAGAAGTTCAAAAACAAGTGGCTGAAGAAATGTCTACATATGGGTATATCATTGTCAAAACGCTGATTACTAAGGTTGAACCTGATGCTGAAGTAAAACAATCAATGAATGAAATTAACGCGGCTCAACGTAAGAGAGTTGCGGCGCAAGAGCTTGCTGAAGCAGATAAGATTAAAATCGTGACCGCAGCAGAAGCTGAAGCAGAAAAAGATCGCCTACATGGTGTAGGGATTGCAGAGCAGCGTAAAGCAATTGTTGACGGACTAGCTGATTCTATCCAAGAGTTAAAGGGAGCCAATGTTGAGCTAACTGAAGAACAAATCATGTCTATCCTATTAACGAACCAGTATTTAGATACGTTGAATAATTTTGCAGATAAAGAGGGTAATAATACAATCTTTCTACCAGCAAATCCTAATGGAGTTGAGGACATAAGAACTCATATATTATCGGCTTTAAAAGCCAAATAA